Genomic window (Lutra lutra chromosome 2, mLutLut1.2, whole genome shotgun sequence):
GaaatttcatcttctttctcttctttttttttatattttttcaatacaAATCCAGGAGGAAGTGCATGACGATACATGCAAATATCACCACCTCCAGGGCATACCCAAAACCAGCCATACTTGTTGTTTTCAATAGCTTCAAGGAAATGCTTGCACACTAtttgagtttttggttttttcttttccgCCTCACCGTGCTTCTTGTTCACTACTTCTTCCAGCTTTTTCTCATCCCAATTATCCATAGTATCTTTTTCAAGTTCTTCATCTCTTGCATCAATGTAAACACTTCGCTTTTCACACTTTCTCTCCAGAGTCAAGTCATGAGAGAACTTACACTTAACTCCTTTAGTACACTGTCCTTGCTTAAAGAATGCACACACCACGGATTTGGGATCTGCACCTTTACTTGTTTTTTGAGCAGCAACTACAGGTTTGAACAGCTCATTTAGTTCCTCCAATTCTTTCTTGTCatctttcttcaatttcttttcagcctCACTTTGTGCTACCTGACGTGGATTTTGTTGACCAAACTTAACCTGATGAGTCACAGccttaataaacttctgttgcttTGCTCCTTTCTTATTCTTTAGACCAAAAGTTTTGTCTTCAATaatcttctccttctttttctgctCCGCCTTTTTGCTGCCCCCAGCCTGAGCCTGTCTCTTGGGGGGCATTGCGGAGACAGGTGGCACCGGCCAGACTTAAGCGCAGCTGGACACCGTCAGGGTATCTGGCCCCGcggcaggaggaagaggacacGGGCTTCCTTCGCCGCCGCACCGCACAGAAAGCAAGGCctgtactgattttttaaaaagattttatttatttatttgagagagacagagagtgagagaaagagagagcatgagaagggggagggtcaaagggagttgcagactccctgccaagcatagagcctgatgcgggactctatcccagtactccaggatcatgacctaagccagaaggcagtcgcttaaccaactgagccacccaggtgctccatactgatatttttttaactgcttgTTCTATCAGTTTCtaagaaaataatgtgaaatatcCCACTTGATTGTAGATTTCCCTAGTTCTCCTTATAATTCTGTAAATTTTTGGTCCTTATATTTTGAGGCTTTGTTATTAGATACGTATCAActtggaatttttatatttttctggtaAATTGACACTCTTATCATTATGAAGTGTTCCTCTTTATTTCTAGTAATATTCCTTGTTATTATAATGATACCAGTTTTCTTTTGGACAATATTTTCAAGAactatctttttctcttcattttcaacCTTTGAGTACCCTTATATTTAAGGTTTATCTCTTACAAGCAGCATATAGactagttttgttgttttatccagcctgatgctcttttttttctaactggAATATTTAGTCTCTTTCTTAATATCTTCCTTGGAGCAGAGTCAACATGTCCTTGGGGATATGCTTGGTTTTGAGAATTTCTCTTCTAAACCTCTATTTTTCCCCTCCTTATCCTTGTGCTTGAATTTTTTCCTTATCACAGTACTGGGAACACAGCTTCTCCttcatcagttcttttttttttttaagatttattaattaatttatttgagagagagcacgagcaggaggggcagagggagagggagagagaatctcaagcagactctacactgagcagagcctgatgcaggacttgatttcatgaccctgacttcatgacctgagctgaaaccaagaactggatgcttaactgactgagccactcaggcactcctcaTCAGTTCTTTCTAAATCTGTGGAGCTGGGGCCATGGACCATTCAGCCTTATTAGACCTCTGCTTCCCAGTGGGGCAGCACATGCTTGCTCCAGAGGCCCATTCTTCTGCCAACAAGAGAGCTCCTAACAGCTTGTTGAGGAACTGAGAAAAGGTTTTTCATCTTCAGTAGTAGTCATTTAATATCCTTCTGTCTTTCACTGAAGAGGTGTCAGGGGACAGCCCCAAATTCTAACCCATCAGTCTTCCCTATCCCTGCAACCACAGAAGCCACAGAATCAGGGCAAGctca
Coding sequences:
- the LOC125092992 gene encoding LOW QUALITY PROTEIN: zinc finger CCCH domain-containing protein 15-like (The sequence of the model RefSeq protein was modified relative to this genomic sequence to represent the inferred CDS: inserted 1 base in 1 codon; substituted 1 base at 1 genomic stop codon), giving the protein MPPKRQAQAGGSKKAEQKKKEKIIEDKTFGLKNKKGAKQQKFIKAVTHQVKFGQQNPRQVAQSEAEKKLKKDDKKELEELNELFKPVVAAQKTSKGADPKSVVCAFFKQGQCTKGVKCKFSHDLTLERKCEKRSVYIDARDEELEKDTMDNWDEKKLEEVVNKKHGEAEKKKPKTQIVCKHFLEAIENNKYGWFWVCPGGGDICMYRHALPPGFVLKKYKKKEEKEDEISLEDLIERERSALGPNVTKITLESFLAWKKRKRQEKIDKLEQDMERRKADFKAGKALVISGREVFEFHPELVDDDDEEADDTRYTQGTGGDEVDDSVSVNDIDLSLYIPRDVDETGITVASLXRFITYTSEKDENKLSEASGGRAENGERSDLEEDNEGEGQENGAIDAVPVDXKSFHWGRFG